A single window of Thiohalorhabdus sp. Cl-TMA DNA harbors:
- a CDS encoding cytochrome-c peroxidase: MARAFRKNVVHGLMVAGAATGLLAAGPALAYDWQSLPESVEAPQDNPTTEAKVELGKKLYFDPRLSETGTVSCNTCHNIREGGDDGRPSSMGVHGRVGPRNAPTVWNSAFMSTQFWDGRADSLEEQAKGPLLAHPEMGMPSHDKVMERVKEVPGYRQAFNKVFDGENPVTIDNAVKAIAAFERTLITPNSPYDHYVEGKKDALTEQQVRGMKTFNQVGCTSCHSGAAFNGPQPSMPSGQGFFRKFPTFMDSKYVEKYNLAEDPGRYKVTKKEGDKHMFKVPTLRNVELTAPYFHNGAVESLSEAVRVMGKVQLNRDLSDKQVADIVAFLKSLTGEFPEITMPRLPSKPGETLVDGAAPAGGGGH; encoded by the coding sequence ATGGCACGAGCCTTCCGGAAGAACGTCGTTCACGGGCTCATGGTGGCCGGTGCCGCCACCGGCCTGCTCGCGGCGGGTCCCGCGCTGGCCTATGACTGGCAGTCCCTGCCGGAGTCCGTGGAGGCGCCTCAGGATAACCCGACCACGGAAGCCAAGGTGGAGCTCGGCAAGAAGCTCTATTTCGATCCCCGGCTGTCGGAGACCGGCACTGTTTCGTGCAACACCTGCCACAACATCAGGGAAGGCGGGGATGACGGGCGGCCCTCCTCCATGGGTGTGCACGGCCGCGTGGGCCCGCGTAACGCACCGACGGTGTGGAATTCGGCCTTCATGTCCACGCAGTTCTGGGATGGCCGCGCCGACAGCCTGGAAGAACAGGCCAAAGGTCCCCTGCTGGCGCATCCGGAAATGGGCATGCCCTCCCATGACAAGGTCATGGAGCGCGTGAAGGAGGTGCCCGGTTACCGCCAAGCGTTCAACAAGGTATTCGATGGCGAGAATCCGGTGACCATCGACAATGCCGTGAAGGCCATCGCCGCCTTCGAACGGACCCTGATCACGCCCAACAGCCCCTACGACCACTACGTCGAGGGCAAGAAGGACGCCCTTACCGAACAGCAGGTACGGGGCATGAAGACCTTCAATCAGGTGGGATGCACGTCCTGCCACTCCGGTGCGGCCTTCAACGGTCCGCAGCCGAGCATGCCCTCCGGCCAGGGCTTCTTCCGGAAGTTCCCGACCTTCATGGACAGCAAGTACGTGGAGAAATACAACCTGGCCGAGGATCCCGGGCGCTACAAGGTCACCAAGAAGGAAGGGGACAAGCACATGTTCAAGGTGCCCACCTTGCGGAACGTGGAGCTTACCGCCCCCTACTTCCACAACGGGGCCGTGGAGTCCCTGTCCGAGGCGGTCCGAGTCATGGGCAAGGTCCAGCTCAATCGGGACCTGTCCGACAAGCAGGTGGCCGACATCGTGGCCTTCCTCAAGTCCCTGACCGGGGAATTCCCGGAGATCACCATGCCGCGTCTGCCCAGCAAGCCGGGCGAGACGCTCGTGGATGGTGCGGCACCGGCCGGAGGCGGCGGACACTGA
- a CDS encoding adenosylcobinamide-GDP ribazoletransferase codes for MLPPLVALADLTRIPVPRTSRAGAADHARAVPWYPAAGLVIGVLLVTTAFLLQGLPVFLVAIAVTGLWIGLTGARHLQGLADTADGFIGGYGNRRRILRIMRDRQGGMGALAAVILVVLAKAFAVGCLLHHQQWASLLAAPVAGRVLLGGILATTPHVPDDPGDLPLFPHLDRAAVMAGILAGALLLGAAMTGGLAALAVLAVLAGLLRWASKQALGGFNSDILDTACELGELAALGAALWGAGACL; via the coding sequence ATGCTTCCGCCCCTGGTGGCCCTGGCGGACCTGACCCGCATCCCGGTACCCCGAACCTCCCGGGCCGGCGCGGCGGATCATGCCCGCGCCGTGCCCTGGTATCCAGCCGCGGGCCTGGTAATCGGGGTGCTCCTCGTCACCACCGCCTTCCTCCTACAGGGGCTGCCGGTGTTTCTGGTGGCCATTGCCGTTACAGGCCTGTGGATCGGCCTCACGGGCGCCCGGCACCTCCAGGGGCTGGCGGACACCGCCGACGGCTTCATCGGCGGCTACGGCAACCGGCGACGCATCCTGCGGATCATGCGGGACCGCCAGGGCGGGATGGGCGCCCTGGCGGCGGTGATCCTGGTGGTCCTGGCCAAGGCCTTCGCCGTCGGCTGCCTGCTCCACCATCAACAGTGGGCCAGCCTGCTGGCCGCGCCCGTGGCCGGGCGGGTGCTCCTGGGAGGCATCCTTGCCACCACCCCCCACGTTCCCGACGACCCGGGCGACCTTCCCCTGTTTCCCCACCTGGACCGGGCGGCGGTGATGGCGGGGATCCTGGCCGGGGCCCTGCTGCTCGGCGCGGCCATGACCGGCGGCCTGGCGGCGCTCGCCGTGCTGGCGGTGCTCGCCGGCCTCCTTCGCTGGGCATCCAAGCAGGCCCTGGGCGGATTCAATTCGGACATCCTCGACACCGCCTGCGAGCTGGGCGAGCTCGCCGCCCTGGGCGCGGCCCTCTGGGGCGCGGGCGCATGCCTGTAA
- a CDS encoding metallophosphoesterase family protein, which translates to MSDRFKRRDFLKGAMATGAATAVPFSLVELSWGAGGTPESAEAQNFTFAYISDSHLTHIKGQNFNENFDGGLKRAVTELNFMSPKPDFVIYGGDLSQLGKKEELDHGLEIMSGIRNLDVKWVIGEHDYYLDLGKYWQDNISDLYYSFDHKGVHFVVLNSILTYDEWTHDRWPTAMERMQQMARLDNPEGSPFMVGREQREWLAKDLEQVSKSTPIVVLSHSPLYQVYKPWNFWTDDAAEVQQILQQFDQVNVLHGHVHQIMYNQIGNITFQAMMATAWPWPYPVSYAQHDNSVPKTTVFMNRADPHNSRDGTGWGSVDLITGRETIHHTLWRNTNRTIAFSEEKGHPVDSKYQKPKNQIPPQDHY; encoded by the coding sequence ATGAGCGACCGATTCAAACGCCGCGACTTCCTCAAGGGCGCCATGGCCACCGGGGCCGCCACCGCGGTTCCCTTCAGCCTGGTGGAGCTGAGCTGGGGCGCAGGCGGCACGCCGGAGTCCGCCGAAGCGCAGAATTTCACCTTCGCCTACATCTCCGATTCCCACCTCACCCACATCAAGGGCCAGAACTTCAACGAGAACTTCGACGGCGGCCTGAAGCGAGCCGTCACCGAGCTCAACTTCATGTCGCCCAAGCCGGACTTCGTGATCTACGGCGGCGATCTTTCCCAGCTCGGCAAGAAGGAGGAGCTCGATCACGGCCTGGAGATCATGTCCGGCATCCGCAACCTGGACGTGAAATGGGTGATCGGCGAGCACGACTACTATCTGGACCTGGGCAAGTACTGGCAGGACAACATCTCCGACCTGTACTACAGCTTCGACCACAAGGGCGTCCACTTCGTGGTCCTCAACAGCATTCTCACCTACGACGAGTGGACTCATGACCGCTGGCCCACCGCCATGGAGCGCATGCAGCAGATGGCCCGCCTGGACAATCCGGAGGGCTCGCCCTTCATGGTCGGCAGGGAGCAGCGGGAGTGGCTCGCCAAGGATCTGGAGCAGGTAAGCAAATCCACGCCCATCGTGGTGCTGTCGCACTCGCCGCTGTACCAGGTCTACAAGCCGTGGAACTTCTGGACCGACGACGCCGCCGAGGTACAGCAGATCCTGCAGCAGTTCGACCAGGTAAATGTTCTGCACGGACATGTGCATCAGATCATGTACAACCAGATCGGAAACATCACCTTCCAGGCCATGATGGCCACCGCGTGGCCGTGGCCGTATCCGGTCTCCTATGCCCAGCACGACAACTCCGTGCCCAAGACCACGGTGTTCATGAACCGGGCGGACCCCCACAACTCCCGGGATGGAACCGGCTGGGGCTCCGTGGACCTGATCACGGGCCGCGAGACCATCCACCACACCCTGTGGCGCAACACCAACCGCACCATCGCCTTCAGCGAGGAAAAGGGGCATCCCGTGGATTCCAAGTACCAGAAGCCGAAGAATCAGATCCCGCCCCAGGACCACTACTAA
- a CDS encoding cytochrome-c peroxidase: MRLTFPWLVGGALLLLGGSAPAEILDPGDPPLGLPPVPVPEENPITKAKVELGEQLFKEKRFSGNGSISCSHCHKPQMAFTDGLPIAQGIRGKKGTRHTPTVINAVYYKTQFWDGRRESLETQALDPLTNPVEHGLKSHGAVLDVVRDDADYREQFREVFGVAPGDIKIGHVTKAIAAFERTQVSGNSPFDRYLFGGEQDAISESAKRGLKIFRNKGRCVDCHTIEQNYATFTDNEFHNLGVGFDRIRDELFTLVDSFRRMKQQDKKGDIDNKVLTDKKVTELGRFAVTLDPQDVGRFKTPTLRNVAVTPPYMHDGSEETLMEVVKFYNRGGNQNPLLDGGIKQLDLTEQEQLDLVNFMKTLTSPRFSHLAKDGGK, from the coding sequence ATGCGTCTTACCTTCCCATGGCTGGTCGGGGGAGCATTGCTCCTGCTCGGCGGGAGCGCGCCGGCGGAGATCCTCGACCCCGGGGATCCGCCGTTGGGCCTTCCCCCGGTACCGGTCCCCGAGGAAAACCCCATCACCAAGGCCAAGGTCGAGCTGGGCGAGCAGCTCTTCAAGGAAAAGCGGTTCAGCGGCAACGGGAGCATAAGCTGCTCCCATTGCCACAAGCCGCAAATGGCCTTCACCGACGGGCTGCCCATCGCCCAGGGCATCCGGGGCAAGAAGGGCACCCGCCACACACCTACGGTAATCAACGCCGTCTATTACAAGACGCAGTTCTGGGACGGTCGTCGCGAGAGCCTGGAGACGCAGGCCCTGGACCCGCTGACGAATCCCGTGGAGCACGGCCTGAAGAGCCACGGGGCGGTGCTTGACGTGGTTCGCGACGATGCGGACTACCGCGAGCAGTTCCGGGAGGTCTTCGGGGTCGCGCCCGGGGACATCAAGATCGGACATGTCACCAAGGCAATAGCCGCCTTCGAGCGGACCCAGGTCTCCGGCAATTCGCCCTTTGACCGGTACCTCTTTGGAGGCGAGCAGGACGCCATCTCCGAGTCCGCCAAACGGGGCCTGAAGATCTTCCGCAACAAGGGCCGCTGTGTGGACTGCCACACCATCGAGCAGAACTACGCCACTTTCACCGACAACGAGTTCCACAACCTGGGCGTCGGGTTCGACCGGATCCGGGATGAGCTCTTCACGCTCGTGGACAGCTTCCGGCGCATGAAGCAGCAGGACAAGAAGGGGGACATCGACAACAAAGTGCTCACCGACAAGAAGGTCACGGAGCTGGGCCGTTTCGCGGTGACCCTGGACCCCCAGGACGTGGGCCGCTTCAAGACCCCCACCCTGCGCAACGTGGCGGTTACGCCGCCCTATATGCATGACGGCAGCGAGGAGACGCTGATGGAGGTGGTGAAGTTCTATAACCGGGGCGGCAATCAGAACCCCCTGCTCGACGGCGGCATCAAGCAGCTCGATCTCACCGAGCAGGAGCAGCTGGACCTGGTGAACTTCATGAAGACGCTGACCAGCCCGCGCTTCAGCCACTTGGCGAAGGACGGCGGTAAATAA
- a CDS encoding histidine phosphatase family protein: MDTPDTLIDLIRHGEPEGGKKYRGQTDDPLTERGWQQMWTAVGGHRPWRRIVSSPLSRCAAFAHALAGEMGLEAATDPRLMEVGYGPWSGRTTDEIRAEEPDAMAAFLRDPWSNRPVGAEDMERFTARVLAAYEEHRSGDDGPLLIVAHAGVLRTVIAHNLGMPLENLFHLQIPYAGRARFHAPDGRLRLTHLAARPPER, encoded by the coding sequence ATGGATACGCCAGATACGCTTATCGACCTGATCCGCCACGGCGAACCGGAAGGCGGGAAGAAGTACCGCGGCCAGACCGACGACCCGCTCACGGAGCGGGGCTGGCAGCAGATGTGGACCGCCGTGGGCGGGCACCGCCCCTGGCGGCGAATCGTCAGCTCGCCTCTATCCCGCTGTGCCGCCTTCGCCCATGCCCTGGCTGGGGAAATGGGGCTGGAGGCGGCCACCGACCCCCGACTCATGGAGGTGGGCTACGGTCCCTGGTCCGGACGCACCACCGACGAGATCCGGGCGGAGGAGCCCGATGCCATGGCGGCCTTCCTGCGGGACCCGTGGAGCAACCGGCCCGTAGGGGCCGAGGATATGGAGCGCTTCACGGCGCGGGTGCTCGCCGCCTACGAGGAGCATCGCTCGGGAGACGACGGCCCCCTGCTGATCGTCGCCCACGCCGGGGTACTGCGCACCGTCATCGCGCACAACCTGGGCATGCCCCTGGAGAACCTCTTCCATCTCCAGATCCCCTACGCTGGCCGCGCCCGATTCCATGCCCCCGACGGACGCCTCCGTCTAACCCATCTCGCGGCGCGGCCGCCGGAGCGCTGA
- a CDS encoding c-type cytochrome: MCYKRISLLAPALVVLGLTAHPAAADEFTKEELQKWRQQFRTVVEKGEKLFHSSELGSNGHNCAGCHPDAANTHPETYPKLQKQLGQVAELRNMINWCIENPLEGKPLPLDSEELMQLEAYINWERRGVALDPGKH, from the coding sequence ATGTGCTACAAAAGGATTTCCCTGCTGGCCCCGGCCCTGGTGGTTCTGGGCCTGACGGCGCACCCCGCGGCGGCCGACGAGTTCACCAAGGAGGAGCTGCAGAAATGGCGCCAGCAGTTCCGTACCGTGGTGGAAAAGGGCGAGAAGCTTTTCCACAGCTCCGAGCTGGGGAGCAACGGGCATAACTGCGCCGGCTGCCATCCCGATGCCGCCAACACCCACCCGGAAACCTATCCCAAGCTCCAGAAGCAGCTCGGACAGGTGGCGGAGCTGCGCAACATGATCAACTGGTGCATCGAGAATCCGCTGGAGGGCAAGCCGCTCCCCCTGGATTCCGAGGAGCTGATGCAGTTGGAGGCCTATATCAACTGGGAGCGCCGGGGCGTGGCCTTGGATCCCGGAAAGCACTAG
- the mutM gene encoding bifunctional DNA-formamidopyrimidine glycosylase/DNA-(apurinic or apyrimidinic site) lyase: MPELPEVEVTRLGIQPHTEGRLLEGARIREPRLRWPVPEGLHERLRGRRIRAVERRAKYLLLRLEPGGTLLIHLGMSGSLRVVPAETPPAPHDHVDLLLEDGRVLRLRDPRRFGAVLWTEEAPEIHPRLAGLGPEPLSPALTGTHLHRRSRGRKLAVKSFLMDPQVVVGVGNIYASEALFRAGIHPGREAGRIGRERYDRLARAVAEVLEAAIAAGGTTLRDFTSSDGAPGYFRQQLAVYGHAGAACPGCGATIEKAVIGQRSSFFCPKCQR; the protein is encoded by the coding sequence GTGCCTGAGCTGCCGGAAGTAGAGGTCACTCGCCTCGGCATACAGCCCCATACCGAAGGGCGGCTCCTGGAAGGGGCGCGCATCCGGGAGCCGCGCCTGCGCTGGCCGGTCCCGGAAGGCCTCCACGAGCGCTTGCGGGGGCGGCGGATCCGGGCGGTGGAGCGGCGGGCCAAGTACCTCCTCCTGCGCCTGGAGCCCGGCGGCACCCTGCTGATCCATCTGGGCATGTCGGGAAGCCTGCGCGTGGTGCCGGCGGAAACGCCGCCCGCCCCCCACGACCACGTGGACCTCCTGCTGGAGGACGGCCGGGTCCTCCGTCTGCGGGACCCGCGGCGATTCGGTGCCGTGCTGTGGACGGAGGAGGCCCCAGAGATCCATCCCCGCCTGGCCGGCCTGGGGCCCGAGCCCCTCTCGCCGGCGCTTACCGGCACACACCTCCATCGGCGCAGCCGGGGAAGAAAACTGGCCGTCAAGTCCTTCCTCATGGATCCGCAGGTGGTGGTGGGGGTGGGCAACATCTACGCCAGCGAGGCGTTGTTCCGGGCGGGAATCCACCCCGGGCGGGAGGCGGGACGGATCGGGCGGGAGCGCTACGACCGCCTGGCACGAGCAGTGGCGGAAGTGCTGGAAGCGGCCATCGCGGCCGGCGGGACCACCCTGCGGGACTTCACGAGCAGCGACGGCGCGCCCGGCTATTTCCGCCAGCAGCTGGCGGTCTACGGTCACGCCGGAGCGGCCTGCCCCGGATGCGGTGCCACCATCGAGAAGGCGGTGATCGGCCAGCGGTCGAGCTTCTTCTGCCCGAAGTGCCAGCGTTGA